Genomic window (Helianthus annuus cultivar XRQ/B chromosome 3, HanXRQr2.0-SUNRISE, whole genome shotgun sequence):
GTGTTAATGGCTTGGCACCCAACTTTAACTTGCTCGTATTGGTGTTTGGGCGTTGAATCTATTGATGTGGCATGATAACGCCTTAGGCTTTGGACTACAACATGTGGTAGGAGTGTTCATAATTTGATTCGGATTCAAAAAATTCGACTGGTTTTGAACTAAATCGAATTTATTGAAATTCGAGTTTCAAATATGAATCAAATCAAATCCAGATCGAATATGAACCATGTaaaaacataaatattaaaaaaaaaatcaaaaattcgTTATTCGATTCGTTGAGCACCCCTAATTCGTTATTCTATACAAAGCTATGCTCATGTATTTGGAAGGAAATTAAGGGAATTGTCTTCTGCAAGAGGTAGACTTAATTTCTGAGAGATTAATTAAAGGTTGGTTTCACTCTTGTTTTcactatttttctttttcttatctGGATGATTTAtttaaacataataataataaataaatttgcGGAATAGAAGGGAAGAAGATATTAGAATGAAATAAGGGTGGACGGGGTGTACGCGGTAAGTGGTTGCGGTGATGTTagtccccgatcgggaacaccgccgccatcagtGCGGTGACCCGAATCGGTGGGTGAAATAGGTGGGGAGCTGccgaagagagggggaggagagagggagaggggaccaatcaaaagtttcttttttttttaaaaaaaaaaaaaaaccaattcacctaagaggggagtgccgccatcaatttagggtgttaggggagtttaagaggggagttgacgtggcacacgaggattggttgggcgtaagagaggggactcacctcttaggtgagcaaCCCTTAGAGCATCTCCAATAAGGCACTATTTAGGTGTTTTTAGGGAGAGAGAAAGTGATGTGGAGGAGAGAGGGTGTGAGGTGGAGGAGAGAGGATGTGAAGATGTTTGTGAGGAAAAATGAGAAAAAATGGATGAGTGTAAGTTATGTGAGTGTAgtgaggagagaggagagagaagagaggagagagagaaaaaATGTGTTTGTGAGAGGGACAAGTGAGAGAAAGAATATGATTGGTTGGGCATGTGCCAACTAAGCACCCTAAAGAATGAGAAAAAATGCCCTTTATTGGAGATGCTCTTACACCCTAAAGATATTTCGTTTTTGACTTTTCCGGGCCACCCCTTGAAAACAACAAATACATCCTCAATTATTAAAAGAAGATGGCCTACAGTAAGTACACCCCCCAATCCCATCTTTTCAGTTTAAAAAAAGAAGATGGCCGTTCTGCTGTTGTTACAACCCCCATCTTTTCAGTTTAAGTTCCTCCCGTCGTCAGTTACTCCCAAATATACAAGCAGAAGCAGGCTTAAGGTTTCCTCCAGGATCAAGGATTTGGAGCCATGTGTTTCGTCCATCAAACAAGTTGAAGAAGAGGAGGAGAAGCAAAATTATTATGTCAACACCGGATATGCAATTCGGACCCTTCGAGAGGACCTCCCGGACCTCTTCCATAGGGACCTCACTTTTCGTATTTACAGGTAACTGGATCAACCTCCCGCTTCATCCTTTCTCATATATACATGCGATTTGTATCATCAATCCCTTACTATTGCCTAGCTCAGGATTGGGATTTGGTTTTGTATTTCTCAGttttatacatatacatacacattAATATTTTAATTAGACCATTATACAGGCCGCCGAAATCTACATGTTTTGGTTGGAAACTGGTCGGAATTTACAAGTTTTGGCCGGACTCGCCGATTTTTGGCTGGCGATTAGGTCCGACTACACTCAGTGGTCAACTAGTAATTAATCGCCGACTAGTCCCAATTTTTACAGCACTTAGTATGGGTATAAAATACTATTTCGGTATCAATTGTGTTCAAGGCTAACagcaaaaaccttttttttttaaaaaaaaataaaaattgacAGGGATGATATTGTCTTCAAAGACCCACTTAACAGTTTCTTTGGAATTGAGAATTATAAATCAATCTTTTGGGCTTTAAGATTCACTGGAAGAATCTTCTTCAAGGCCTTGTGGGTTGACATCATAAGTGTGTGGCAACCTGTTGAAACCACAATAATGATCCGCTGGACAGTTCATGGGATTCCTCGCCTTCCGTTGGAGAGGCGCACTCGCTTTGATGCTACATCAGAGTACAAGCTAGATAAGAGGGGCAAGATATATGAACACTGTGTCCATAACATAGTCTTGAA
Coding sequences:
- the LOC110931057 gene encoding uncharacterized protein LOC110931057; protein product: MAVLLLLQPPSFQFKFLPSSVTPKYTSRSRLKVSSRIKDLEPCVSSIKQVEEEEEKQNYYVNTGYAIRTLREDLPDLFHRDLTFRIYRDDIVFKDPLNSFFGIENYKSIFWALRFTGRIFFKALWVDIISVWQPVETTIMIRWTVHGIPRLPLERRTRFDATSEYKLDKRGKIYEHCVHNIVLNAPPRFQVLSVIQSFGCPKATYFSEPEMD